The nucleotide window CGCCTCGGTGAGGATGCCCGCCAGCATGCGGATCGCCTCGTCGCCCTTGGCGTAGCCGTAGGTGTCGTTGAAGCCCTTGAAGTTGTCGATGTCGACGTAGAGGAAGGCGAAGTCCTCCTGCGTCGCCAGGCGGCGGTTCAGCTCGGACTCGATGGCGGAGTTGCCGGGCAGACCGGTGAGCGGATTCGCCTCGCGCTGCTTGCGGGCCAGGGTGAGCGTGTTCTTCACCCGGACCAGCATCTCCTCCTGGTCGTAGGGCTTCATCAGGTAGTCGTTGGCGCCTTGAGCCAGGCCGGCAACCCGATCTTTGACCGAGCTGCGCGCCGTGAGCATGATGATCGGCGTCTGGCCGATGCGGTAGTCCTGGCGGATCTGCCGGCAGACCTCGTGGCCATCCAGGCGCGGCAGCATCACGTCCAGGAGCAGCAGGTCGGGCTCGTGCTTGCGCGCGAGGAAGAGACCGGTCTCGCCGTCCTCTGCGGTCAGGACCTCGTAGCCGGCCTTCTGCAGTTGGTACTCGAGGATGCGGCGGATTGCCGCATCGTCCTCGACGACGAGAATCGTGGTGGGATTGTTCATCACCCCGAGGTCCTTCCAGCGCTGCACGATACCCACGTCAAGTCGGCGTCAGCTGTCGCCGACCATTGCCCGCGATTGCAATCCATATGCCCGACGGGTCTAGGTATCGGCAGCGGCGGCTCACGCTTGACGAGGAATCGGCCAGCCGCCACAGCGCGCCGCGCCGGGCCGCGATCGGCGCCACAGGGGCAGCCCGCGGCAGGATCGGGAAGGGCGCGACCGGGGCGGCCGCGGGAGGAAGCGCGCGGTCAGTCCACACCCCAGGAGCGCAGGCCGCCGCGCGAGAAGGGCGCGAGGCTCGCGCCGGCCGCACGCCCCGCGGCGAGGCGCCAGGCGCCCGCGCAGGCCACCATCGCCCCGTTGTCGGTGCAGAAGCGCGGTCTCGGCGCGTGAACCGCCAGGCCGCGGGGTTCGAGGAGGTCGCGCGCGGCGGCGAGCAGAGCGCGGTTTGCGGCGACGCCGCCGGCGATGTAGACGGCCATCGCCTCCCGCCCGCGCAGCGCGCGCTCGAGGCGATCGAGGAGCTGCCGGATCACCGCGGCCTGGAAGGAGGCGCAGTAGTCGGCCAGGCCCTGGCCGGCGAGCGGCCCGGCCTGCTCCCAGGCCAGGCGGGCGGCCGTCTTGAGCCCCGAGAAACTGAAGTCGAGGCTGCGGTCGCCCAGGCGGGCGAGCGGAAAGGCGAAGGCCCGCGGGTCGCCCGTCAGCGCGAGGCGCTCGATGATCGGCCCGCCCGGAAAGCCGAGTCCTGCCAGCTTGGCCGCCTTGTCGAAGGCCTCGCCGGCCGCGTCGTCGCGCGTGGTCGCGAGCAGGACGTAATCGCCCGGGGCGCGCAGGTGGAAGATCTGGCTGTGCCCGCCCGAGACGACGAGCGCGAGCGCGGGGAAGACCATGTCCCGCTCGAGGTGGTTCGAGGCCAGATGCGCCTCGATGTGGTGCACGCCGAGCACGGGCCGCCGCCAGGCTTCGCCGAGGGCCTGCGCGAAGGCGAGGCCGACCAGCAGCGAGCCCAATAGGCCCGGGCCGCGCGTGACGGCGATGGCGTCGACCTCGGCGAGCCCGAGGCCGGCGTCCGCCAGGGCGGCGCGCAGCACGGGCGGCAGGTTCTTCAGGTGCGCGCGGCTGGCGACCTCGGGCACGATGCCGCCGAAGTCGCGGTGCTCGAGCTGCGTGGCGAGCAGGCTGGCGAGCGTCTTGCGCTCGCTGCAGTAGAGGCCGACTCCGCTGTCGTCGCAGCTCGTCTCGATGCCGAGGATGATCACGGCGGGCCTTTCGCTCGCGGGCCGGCGCTTGCCGGCGCGCGGCTGGTGGTCACCATTGCCAGAGATCCCGCGCTTCCCCGCGCAGCTCCCGCCAGGCCTCGGGCAGCCAGTCGCTGAGATCCCCCGCGCAGAGGGCGCGGCCCAGGCGCTGCGCGGCGAGGCGGCCGGCCTCGGCGTGCAACCAGGCGCCCAGGCGCGCCGCGTCGAGCGGCCGCTCGGGCATCTGCGCGAGCAGCGCGCCGAGGAGCCCCGTCAGCACGTCGCCGGTGCCGCCCCTGGCCATTGCCGGATCGCCGCCCGCCACCGTGTAGAGGCGGCCGTCGGGGCCGCTGATCTCCGAGGGCGCGCCCTTGTGCAATAGGACGACGCCGGGCCGCTGCGCGGCGATGAGCTGCGCCTCGCGATCCGCGTCGAGGGCAGCGGCGCTCGTGCCGAGCAGCGCGGCCAGCTCGCCCGAGTGCGGCGTCAAGAGCCGCGGGCCGGGCTGCGCGGCGAGCGCGGCGTAGTCGCCGGCGAAGGGCATGAGACCGTCGGCGTCCAGCACGGCAGGCAGCGCGAGTTCGCCCAGCCACTCGCGCAGGAGGCGCTGCGTCTCCTCGCCGCGATCCAGGCCCGGCCCGATGGCCACGGCCTGGACGCGCGAGGCGGCCTCGCGCAGCACGGGCAGGGCGCTGGCGGCGAGGCGGCCGTCGCCGTCCTCGGCGAGGGCAATGGCGATCGCCGAGGGCCACTTCACCTGCACGAGCGGCACCAGGGAGGCCGGCACGGCGACGGTGACCATGCCGACGCCGCCGCGCAGCGCGCCGCCGGCGACGAGCAGGGGCGCGCCGCCGTAGCGCCGGCTGCCCGCCACGATCAGCAGTGCGCCGCGGCGGTACTTGTGCCCGGCCGGATCCTGCGCGGGGACGAGGCGCGCCGCCACCGCGCGGTCGACGAGGCGCCGCCGGCCGCTCTCGGCGGCCAGTACGGACTCGGGGAAGCCGATGTCCACCACCTCGACCTCGCCGGCTGCGGCGCGGCCGGGGTAGTAGTAGAGGCCGAGCTTGGGCAGGCCGATCGTCGCCGTGAGCTGGGCGCGCACGGTCTCGCCCGGCCCGGGATCGAGGTCGCCCGAGAGGCCGCTCGGCACGTCGACGGCGAGCACGGGCCGCCCGCAGCTGTTGATCGCGCGCACGGCGCCGAGTGCCGGCTCGCGCAGCGGCGTCTGGACGCCGGTGCCGAAGAGGGCGTCCACCACCAGGTCGCAGACCGCGAGCTCGGACGCGAAGGCAGCCGGGCCGCCGGGGTCGGAGAACTTGCGCAGGGTGGGATGCAGGGGGATGAGCTGGTGCAGGGCGCCCTTGGCGTCGGCGGCGAGATCGAGATCGGCGGCGAGCACGGTGATCGTCACCTGCGCGCCGGCCTGGATCAGGTGCCGCGCGATGACGAAGCCATCGCCGCCGTTGTTGCCCTTGCCGCAGACGACCAGCACGCGGCGGCCGGCGAGCGGCAGGCGGCTGCGCCGGCGGATCACCCCGAAGACGCCGCGGCCGGCGCGCTCCATCAGCTCGGGCCCCGGCACCAGGCCGCCCTCGATGGTCAGGCGGTCGATCCTGCGCATCTGCGCGCTGCTGACGAGCCGCATCCCCACCCTCCGCTACTGCGTGTTCAGGATGAGCGGCAGGCCGTCCTGCCCGCCCACGATGACGACCTTCGCGTTCGCGCTCTCGGCGAGCTTCTGCGTCGCCTCGATGCCCTTCCAGCGCAGCAGGTTCTGGTTGATGCCCTCGCTGACGATGGCCTGGAAGTCCGCGATGCCCTGCGCCTCGATCTTCTTGCGCTCGGCCTCCTGGCGCTCGCGGTCGAGCACGAAGCGCATGCGCTCGGACTCCTGCTCGGCCTGCAGCTTGTTCTCGATCGCCTGCGCGAGCTGCGGCGGCAACGTGACGCTGCGCAGCAGCACCTGCTCGAGGCGAATGCCGCGCTCGGCGAGGATTGGCCGCAGGGCGCCGGTGATCGTCTCGGCGATGGCCTGGCGCTGGCTCGTGTAGAGCGCCTTGGCCTCGTAGGCCGTGGTCGCGCCGCGCAGCTCCGAGCGCAGAGTGGGCACGACGAAGATCGCCGCGTAGTCCGGGCCGATCGTGCGGTAGATCGCCGCGGCCTTGGTCGGTTCGACACTGTAGAGCATCGAGATGTCCAGGCTCATGTTCATGCCCTCCTTGCTGGGCACGCTGGCCGTCTCGGTGATCTCCTGGGTGCGCACGTCCATCTCGCGGATCGTGAGCAAGGGGTTGACCAGGTGCAGGCCCGGCGCGAGGGCGCCGTCGCCGATCTTGCCGAAGAAGTCCTTGAGGCCGACGTGGCCGGCCGGAATCGAGACGATGGACTGCGCGAGCACGCCGATCACACCGACGAGGGCGAGCAGGCCGCCGATCACGCGGCCGAAGCGGGCGGCGGGGGCGGTGAGGCGGCGGGCGCGGTTGAAGAGGGCGATGCCGGCGACGGCGAGCAGCAGGAAGAGGATGAGGCCCATGGCGTCCTCCCGGGTGGGGGTTGGCGGCGCGCGAGCGGACGGGGCGAGTGTCCCCCCGGTCGCAAGAGCCTGTCAACGAGTGATGGCCGGCCGGCTTGCAGCGCGCGCGCGGCGCCGCCTATACTGCGCCATGCTCCAGGCCGACCGGCTCGTTGCGCGCCTCGGGCCCTGGTTCCTCCTCGCGGTGACCGGGCTCTGCTTCCTGCTCTACCAGGTGATCCAGTGGCCCTTCTATGCGCGCGGGCCCTGGTGGATCGGTGTCGGCACCAGCCTGGCCGCGGGAGTGGGCGTCGTGCTGCCGCTCTTCACGCTGACGCGGCGGCTGGGCATCCCCTTCCGCGCGCAGTTCCAGATCGAGCGGCCGGCACTGGTGCCGAGCCTCGCCGTCGCCGCAGCGACCCTCAGCCTGGTGCCGCCCCTGGGCATCCTGACGGCGGCGATGGCGCGCTACGTCCCGCCCGAGGCGGCCTACCTGCGCTGGGTGGCGACGCTCCGGCCCGAGAGCCCGCTGGGCTGGCTGGCCGTGGTCTTCGCGCTGGTGCTGGCCGGCCCCCTCGCCGAGGAGCTGATCTTTCGCGGGCTGCTGCAGCGGCTGCTCCAGCGCCTCCTCGCGCGCCCGGTCTGGCTGGCGCGGCTGGGGTTCAGCCGCGGCGGCCTGGCCGTGCTGATCGGCGCGCTGCTCTTCGGCGCCGTGCACCCGCCGCACTCGATCCCGGGCGCGGCGCTGCTCGGCCTCTTCT belongs to bacterium and includes:
- a CDS encoding response regulator, translating into MQRWKDLGVMNNPTTILVVEDDAAIRRILEYQLQKAGYEVLTAEDGETGLFLARKHEPDLLLLDVMLPRLDGHEVCRQIRQDYRIGQTPIIMLTARSSVKDRVAGLAQGANDYLMKPYDQEEMLVRVKNTLTLARKQREANPLTGLPGNSAIESELNRRLATQEDFAFLYVDIDNFKGFNDTYGYAKGDEAIRMLAGILTEAIHDTGHEGFAGHVGGDDFVMVAPLDLAEDIARRTVKAFDLLKERLFRREDWERGHLSVLDRQGSELRIPLMSLTVAIVINEGRRYTHVGQISDAAFELKKYGKTFQGSTVVKERRGRGAGDSAEEPIAQEAEPETA
- the tsaD gene encoding tRNA (adenosine(37)-N6)-threonylcarbamoyltransferase complex transferase subunit TsaD, which translates into the protein MIILGIETSCDDSGVGLYCSERKTLASLLATQLEHRDFGGIVPEVASRAHLKNLPPVLRAALADAGLGLAEVDAIAVTRGPGLLGSLLVGLAFAQALGEAWRRPVLGVHHIEAHLASNHLERDMVFPALALVVSGGHSQIFHLRAPGDYVLLATTRDDAAGEAFDKAAKLAGLGFPGGPIIERLALTGDPRAFAFPLARLGDRSLDFSFSGLKTAARLAWEQAGPLAGQGLADYCASFQAAVIRQLLDRLERALRGREAMAVYIAGGVAANRALLAAARDLLEPRGLAVHAPRPRFCTDNGAMVACAGAWRLAAGRAAGASLAPFSRGGLRSWGVD
- a CDS encoding NAD(P)H-hydrate dehydratase encodes the protein MRLVSSAQMRRIDRLTIEGGLVPGPELMERAGRGVFGVIRRRSRLPLAGRRVLVVCGKGNNGGDGFVIARHLIQAGAQVTITVLAADLDLAADAKGALHQLIPLHPTLRKFSDPGGPAAFASELAVCDLVVDALFGTGVQTPLREPALGAVRAINSCGRPVLAVDVPSGLSGDLDPGPGETVRAQLTATIGLPKLGLYYYPGRAAAGEVEVVDIGFPESVLAAESGRRRLVDRAVAARLVPAQDPAGHKYRRGALLIVAGSRRYGGAPLLVAGGALRGGVGMVTVAVPASLVPLVQVKWPSAIAIALAEDGDGRLAASALPVLREAASRVQAVAIGPGLDRGEETQRLLREWLGELALPAVLDADGLMPFAGDYAALAAQPGPRLLTPHSGELAALLGTSAAALDADREAQLIAAQRPGVVLLHKGAPSEISGPDGRLYTVAGGDPAMARGGTGDVLTGLLGALLAQMPERPLDAARLGAWLHAEAGRLAAQRLGRALCAGDLSDWLPEAWRELRGEARDLWQW
- a CDS encoding prohibitin family protein; its protein translation is MLFLLLAVAGIALFNRARRLTAPAARFGRVIGGLLALVGVIGVLAQSIVSIPAGHVGLKDFFGKIGDGALAPGLHLVNPLLTIREMDVRTQEITETASVPSKEGMNMSLDISMLYSVEPTKAAAIYRTIGPDYAAIFVVPTLRSELRGATTAYEAKALYTSQRQAIAETITGALRPILAERGIRLEQVLLRSVTLPPQLAQAIENKLQAEQESERMRFVLDRERQEAERKKIEAQGIADFQAIVSEGINQNLLRWKGIEATQKLAESANAKVVIVGGQDGLPLILNTQ
- a CDS encoding CPBP family intramembrane metalloprotease, whose translation is MAGRLAARARRRLYCAMLQADRLVARLGPWFLLAVTGLCFLLYQVIQWPFYARGPWWIGVGTSLAAGVGVVLPLFTLTRRLGIPFRAQFQIERPALVPSLAVAAATLSLVPPLGILTAAMARYVPPEAAYLRWVATLRPESPLGWLAVVFALVLAGPLAEELIFRGLLQRLLQRLLARPVWLARLGFSRGGLAVLIGALLFGAVHPPHSIPGAALLGLFFGALLLLLGNLSYPLIAHAIWNLANLVMLQQSGGDLERLIQTPFAESSALWLLVSLFLFVFFSRLWLQARV